A stretch of the Lactuca sativa cultivar Salinas chromosome 9, Lsat_Salinas_v11, whole genome shotgun sequence genome encodes the following:
- the LOC111920383 gene encoding protein DOWNY MILDEW RESISTANCE 6, whose protein sequence is MAAKVISSGFRYTTLPESYVRPVNDRPNLSQVSDCNDVPVIDIGCGDRQLISQQIGDACRRYGFFQVINHGVPDEIVEKMQQVGREFFLLPVEEKMKLYSEDPSKTMRLSTSFNVQKEQIHNWRDYLRLHCYPLDQYSPEWPSNPSYFKEYVGNYCTAVRNLGMRILESISESLGLQKEEIKTILGDQGQHMAINHYPVCPEPELTYGLPGHTDPNALTILLQDTLVSGLQVLKDGKWLAVKPHPNAFVINIGDQLEAVSNGEYKSVWHRAVVNSDNPRMSIASFLCPCNDTVIRAPKEIIKEGSKPVFKEFTYAEYYAKFWTRNLDQEHCLEFFKN, encoded by the exons ATGGCCGCAAAAGTCATCTCCAGTGGATTCCGGTATACTACTCTACCGGAGAGCTACGTCCGTCCGGTTAACGACAGACCTAACCTATCTCAAGTTTCCGATTGCAACGACGTTCCTGTTATTGACATCGGTTGTGGTGATAGACAACTCATAAGCCAACAAATTGGCGATGCTTGTAGAAGATACGGTTTTTTCCAG GTGATTAATCATGGTGTGCCTGATGAAATAGTGGAGAAAATGCAACAAGTAGGTAGGGAGTTTTTCCTGTTGCCTGTGGAAGAGAAGATGAAGCTTTACTCAGAGGATCCATCGAAGACGATGAGGCTATCCACCAGCTTTAACGTCCAAAAAGAACAAATTCATAACTGGCGAGATTATCTCCGCCTTCACTGTTATCCTCTGGATCAATACAGTCCTGAATGGCCTTCAAATCCTTCTTATTTCAA GGAATATGTTGGTAATTATTGTACAGCAGTGCGAAATTTAGGAATGAGAATATTAGAATCAATATCAGAaagtttagggttacaaaaagaagaaataaaaactatattaggCGATCAAGGTCAACACATGGCCATCAACCATTACCCAGTGTGCCCTGAGCCCGAGCTAACCTACGGGCTACCCGGGCACACAGACCCCAATGCTCTCACCATCCTTCTACAGGACACACTGGTCTCTGGTCTTCAGGTTCTCAAAGATGGCAAATGGTTAGCCGTTAAACCACACCCTAATGCGTTTGTAATTAACATTGGTGATCAGTTAGAG GCGGTGAGTAATGGTGAATATAAAAGTGTATGGCATCGAGCTGTGGTTAACTCAGACAACCCGCGAATGTCTATAGCTTCGTTTTTGTGTCCTTGTAATGACACCGTTATTAGGGCTCCTAAAGAAATAATAAAGGAAGGATCGAAACCTGTTTTCAAAGAATTTACTTATGCAGAATACTACGCGAAGTTTTGGACAAGAAACCTTGATCAAGAACATTGCTTAGAATTCTTCAAGAACTAG